In the Pseudoliparis swirei isolate HS2019 ecotype Mariana Trench chromosome 21, NWPU_hadal_v1, whole genome shotgun sequence genome, one interval contains:
- the sec24d gene encoding protein transport protein Sec24D — protein sequence MSQQGYVATPPYSQAQPGMGGYQGGFGAGPAQPPYGHYGGPPQTFAAPPTGMMKPPVPSAAGMPPPPASNQYNPNVQQNGAHPQRYPAPPADSAYGQPLQSPYNSMVSTAPPPAQQLTNQMGSMNLGNYAPGPMQSPPPPTSSVIQQPFQTPPAMGQPQMPPGSQLPHMSPPQSPQASMQMSGPPMSGQPMSGPPMPSQPMSGHPMPSQPMSGHPMPGQPMPGQPMSGPPMPSQPMSGHPMPGQPMSGPPMPSQPMSGHPMPGQPMSGPPMPSQPMSGHPMPGQPMSGPPMSGPPMAGPPMAGMGRPFPGPPPAGPGGFQQPGLGAAGPPGYPQQAGQFGGHMAGPQPGPQPGMPGAFPGAPGGLAGPPQKKLDPDSIPSITQVIEDDQVKRGGQVYSTNVRGQVPPLVTTDFTVQDQGNASPRFMRCTTYSLPSTADLAKQCQVPLATIIKPFANLPKNETPLYVVNHGETGPIRCNRCKAYMCPYMQFIDGGRRYQCGFCNCINEVPVFFFQHLDHMGRRADFFERPELSLGSYEFVATLDYCKNNKLPNPPAYIFMIDVSYNNIKSGLVKLICDELKTLLENLPSEDAAESSAVNVGFVTYNKVLHFYNVKSALAQPQMMVVSDTAEMFVPLLDGFLVNYQESRAVIHNLLDQIPDMFADSNESETVFVPVIQAGVEAFKAAECSGKLFIFQSSMPTAEAPGKLKNRDDKKLINTEKEKTLFQPLKGVYEQLSKDCVAQGCCVDLFLFPSQYMDIATMADVPSHTGGSVYKYNNFQVETDGEHFLRDLRKDVQKSIGFDAIMRVRTSTGFRATEFFGAVHMNNTTDVEMAAVDCDKALTVEFKHDDALSEETGALLQCALLYTTVTGQRRLRVHNLSLNCSSQLSELYKSCETDSLINFFAKSACRAILNQPLKNVREILVNQTAHMLACYRKNCASPSAASQLILPDAMKVFPVYMNSLMKMAPLVASTELSTDDRAHQRLLLMGMGVEDTQLLLYPRLTPLHNMDVNAEAPPTPVRCSEERLTDSGMFLLENGHSMFLWLGQATPPELIQSIFNLPSVAHLQGQICALPELDNPLSIKVRSFIDGLIEKRPNSMKLNFVRQKDKPEMLFRQFLVEDKGLHGGASYMDFLCYVHREIRQLLT from the exons ATGAGTCAACAGGGTTATGTTGCCACACCCCCATACTCCCAGGCCCAGCCGGGGATGGGGGGCTACCAAGGTGGATTTGGAGCTGGTCCTGCACAGCCCCCTTATGGGCACTATGGGGGACCACCTCAGACATTCGCTGCTCCACCAACAG GTATGATGAAACCACCAGTCCCCTCTGCTGCTGGTatgcctccacctccagcgTCCAATCAGTACAATCCAAATGTCCAGCAGAATGGCGCACATCCACAAAG GTACCCTGCTCCACCAGCCGATTCTGCTTATGGCCAACCTCTCCAGTCCCCATACAACAGCATGGTTTCTACGGCCCCGCCTCCAGCACAGCAGCTCACCAATCAGATGGGTTCCATGAACTTGGGCAACTACG CCCCCGGTCCCATGCAGAGCCCACCACCTCCAACGAGCTCTGTAATCCAGCAGCCATTCCAAACTCCACCGGCAATGGGCCAGCCACAGATGCCTCCAGGCTCGCAGTTACCCCACATGTCTCCACCACAGTCACCCCAAGCAAGCATGCAGATGTCCGGCCCCCCAATGTCCGGCCAACCGATGTCCGGCCCCCCGATGCCCAGTCAACCGATGTCTGGCCATCCGATGCCCAGTCAACCGATGTCTGGCCATCCGATGCCCGGTCAACCGATGCCCGGTCAACCGATGTCCGGCCCCCCGATGCCCAGTCAACCGATGTCTGGCCATCCGATGCCCGGTCAACCGATGTCCGGCCCCCCGATGCCCAGTCAACCGATGTCTGGCCATCCGATGCCCGGTCAACCGATGTCCGGCCCCCCGATGCCCAGTCAACCGATGTCTGGCCATCCGATGCCCGGTCAACCGATGTCCGGCCCCCCGATGTCCGGCCCCCCGATGGCCGGCCCTCCAATGGCAGGCATGGGTAGACCCTTCCCCGGGCCACCTCCTGCAGGCCCCGGAGGTTTCCAGCAGCCTGGTCTCGGAGCTGCTGGTCCACCAGGATACCCACAGCAAGCAG GTCAGTTTGGGGGACACATGGCAGGACCCCAGCCAGGACCCCAGCCAGGCATGCCAGGGGCCTTCCCTGGTGCACCAGGCGGACTGGCTGGACCACCTCAGAAGAAACTGGACCCTGACTCTATCCCCAGCATA ACTCAAGTCATTGAGGATGACCAAGTAAAACGAGGGGGGCAGGTCTACAGCACAAACGTCAGAGGACAGGTTCCACCTCTGGTCACCACTGACTTCACAGTACAGGACCAAG GCAATGCCAGTCCCAGGTTCATGCGCTGCACCACCTACTCCTTACCCAGCACCGCCGATCTGGCCAAACAGTGCCAAGTGCCCCTGGCCACCATCATAAAACCCTTTGCCAATTTGCCAAAGAATGAG ACTCCTCTGTATGTTGTGAACCACGGGGAGACGGGTCCAATCCGCTGCAATCGATGCAAGGCCTACATGTGTCCCTACATGCAGTTTATTGATGGGGGGCGTCGCTACCAGTGTGGTTTCTGCAACTGTATCAATGAAG TCCCAGTTTTCTTTTTCCAACATCTTGACCACATGGGCCGGAGGGCGGACTTCTTCGAGAGGCCTGAGCTGTCGCTGGGATCCTACGAGTTTGTAGCCACCCTGGACTACTGCAAG AACAACAAGCTGCCGAATCCCCCTGCCTACATCTTCATGATCGATGTGTCCTATAACAACATTAAAAGTGGACTGGTCAAACTGATATGCGATGAGCTGAAGACTCTACTGGAGAATCTGcccag TGAGGACGCTGCGGAGAGCTCTGCCGTTAATGTTGGCTTCGTCACCTACAACAAGGTCCTCCACTTCTACAACGTGAAGAGCGCCTTGGCCCAGCCCCAGATGATGGTGGTTTCAGACACAGCCGAGATGTTCGTCCCGCTGCTCGACGGCTTCCTCGTCAACTATCAGGAGTCGAGGGCCGTTATCCACAA CCTCCTGGACCAAATCCCTGATATGTTTGCAGATAGCAACGAGAGTGAAACGGTCTTTGTTCCGGTCATCCAGGCCGGCGTGGAGGCCTTCAAG GCAGCAGAATGTAGCGGAAAGCTCTTCATCTTCCAGTCCTCCATGCCAACTGCCGAGGCTCCTGGCAAGCTGAAGAACAGGGACGACAAAAAGCTGATCAACACggagaaagagaaa aCCCTGTTCCAGCCTCTAAAAGGGGTGTATGAGCAGCTGTCTAAGGACTGTGTGGCACAGGGCTGCTGCGTggatctcttcctcttccctagCCAGTACATGGACATTGCAACCATGGCGGATGTGCCCTCGCACACCGGAGGCTCCGTCTACAAGTACAACAACTTCCAG GTGGAGACCGACGGGGAGCATTTCCTGAGAGACCTCAGAAAAGACGTGCAGAAGAGCATCGGATTTGACGCCATCATGCGCGTCCGTACCAGCACAG GCTTCAGAGCCACCGAGTTCTTCGGCGCCGTCCACATGAACAACACCACAGATGTCGAGATGGCGGCCGTGGATTGCGACAAGGCGCTGACCGTCGAGTTCAAGCATGACGACGCGCTCAGTGAGGAGACGGGGGCGCTCTTGCAG TGTGCCTTGCTGTACACCACCGTCACCGGACAGCGACGCCTCCGCGTCCACAACCTCAGCCTGAACTGCAGCTCGCAGCTGTCGGAGTTGTACAAGAGCTGCGAGACCGACTCGCTCATCAACTTCTTCGCCAAATCAG CTTGCCGTGCCATATTGAACCAGCCCCTGAAGAACGTGAGGGAGATCCTGGTCAACCAGACGGCCCACATGCTGGCCTGCTACAGGAAGAACTGTGCCAGCCCCTCAGCTGCCAGCCAG CTGATCCTGCCTGATGCCATGAAGGTGTTTCCGGTCTACATGAACAGCCTCATGAAAATGGCTCCGTTGGTCGCCAGCACGGAGCTCTCAACCGACGACCGAGCCCATCAAAGGCTGTTGTTGATGGGCATGGGGGTGGAGGACACTCAGCTGCTGCTCTACCCACGTCTCACCCCACTG CACAACATGGACGTCAACgcagaggctccgcccactccggTGCGCTGCTCCGAGGAGCGTCTGACGGACTCTGGCATGTTCCTGCTGGAGAACGGCCACTCCATGTTTCTGTGGCTGGGCCAAGCCACTCCTCCAGAGCTCATCCAGAGCATCTTCAACCTGCCCTCCGTCGCCCACCTGCAGGGACAAATA TGTGCGCTGCCAGAGCTGGACAATCCGTTATCAATCAAGGTCCGATCCTTCATCGATGGCCTGATTGAAAAGAGGCCGAATTCTATGAAG CTCAACTTTGTGAGGCAGAAAGACAAACCAGAGATGTTGTTCCGTCAGTTCCTGGTGGAGGATAAAGGCCTGCACGGCGGAGCTTCCTACATGGACTTCCTTTGCTACGTTCACCGAGAAATCAGGCAGCTGCTTACCTAG